A window of uncultured Litoreibacter sp. contains these coding sequences:
- a CDS encoding Crp/Fnr family transcriptional regulator, with translation MIEIMSDHWLNCFDGAPERTLDEGETLFRRDDEVEWAFLVREGQISLRRALQDGGLLTLHTAEATELVAEASLFADRYHCDAVTEMPTKVSLISKTELKASLENSATSKRLSVKAFERTARELQNLRTRIEIMRLRKVADRLDAYLELYGPPELGGWVRVADWIGVSPPALYRELAERRTNKPDLF, from the coding sequence ATGATAGAAATCATGTCGGATCATTGGCTCAACTGTTTTGATGGCGCGCCAGAACGCACGCTGGACGAAGGCGAAACGCTTTTTCGTCGGGACGATGAAGTTGAATGGGCCTTCTTGGTCCGTGAAGGGCAGATTTCCCTTAGGCGTGCGCTGCAAGACGGCGGGCTCTTGACCCTGCACACGGCCGAGGCAACAGAACTAGTTGCCGAAGCATCCCTCTTTGCGGATCGCTATCATTGCGATGCTGTCACCGAAATGCCGACAAAGGTCTCTCTGATTTCAAAGACCGAGTTGAAGGCGAGCCTTGAGAACTCTGCCACATCAAAGCGACTTTCGGTCAAAGCCTTTGAACGTACCGCGAGAGAGCTGCAGAACCTCCGGACCCGCATTGAGATCATGCGTTTGCGGAAGGTGGCAGATCGCCTTGATGCCTATCTCGAGCTTTACGGTCCGCCGGAATTAGGCGGGTGGGTGCGTGTCGCTGATTGGATCGGAGTGTCGCCTCCAGCGCTCTATCGAGAGCTAGCGGAACGGCGGACGAACAAACCTGATCTCTTTTGA
- a CDS encoding DUF4136 domain-containing protein: MSTHVRFYILRTLLILPFLILSACDIEPEVFTDYDTNQDFSGYKTFAWSSNSPLVNSGEYPISPLAERRMTGAIQAVFKGKGYRFTSNRSNADFVVSYTMGARDKILVREYPDLFRDTYSDWDWGQPYYGVGYRPPLRSPILRQTRTEIDEFAQGTLSIDVFDLKRRTPVWHAQASKRLSQEELNRPSGSGFVDAASVVLDSFPSREQ; encoded by the coding sequence GTGAGCACGCATGTGAGATTCTACATCCTAAGGACGCTGCTGATCCTGCCTTTCCTGATACTCTCAGCATGCGATATCGAACCCGAGGTCTTCACCGATTATGACACCAATCAAGATTTCTCGGGCTACAAAACATTCGCTTGGTCCTCGAATTCGCCACTGGTCAATAGCGGCGAATACCCAATTTCCCCTCTAGCCGAGCGGCGGATGACTGGCGCTATTCAGGCTGTTTTTAAAGGTAAAGGGTATCGCTTCACGTCAAACCGATCGAATGCTGATTTCGTTGTCTCCTACACAATGGGTGCGCGTGACAAAATTCTGGTGCGTGAGTATCCTGACCTTTTCAGGGACACCTACTCTGATTGGGATTGGGGACAACCGTATTATGGGGTGGGATACAGACCGCCCCTCAGGTCCCCGATCTTGCGTCAAACACGCACAGAGATCGACGAATTCGCACAAGGCACACTATCAATCGACGTCTTCGACTTGAAACGAAGAACGCCCGTTTGGCACGCTCAGGCGTCCAAGAGGTTAAGCCAAGAAGAATTGAATAGGCCGTCTGGATCTGGTTTTGTAGACGCCGCAAGTGTTGTGCTGGATAGCTTTCCTAGTCGAGAACAATAG
- a CDS encoding molybdopterin-dependent oxidoreductase, with translation MQMSRRNFLMSSSALAVSSLLPTQILAQTGRNVSFVPHAGQAGAFWGMVENGELTKAIPRTEFDPRPTKMISEGIVSRTYHKTRVMYPHVRRSYLEAMQSGSSDVKPELRARDEFVRVDWDTALGLVGKAILDTIDEHGNEGIFSTSYGGWAHGGVLTPNVLQGRFFNLIGGASVTVGDFSGGAGQVIMPYVLGDMEVYSRQTAWWQVLKHTETFVLIGTDPHKNGRAEGGTTDHSMFPRWEIIKEAGVKFISINPQRTTTDEWLRAQWLKIIPNTDTALFLSMCNHVYRKGTYDEEFLKNYTVGYEKFIDYLEGKTDGQPKTPRWASKITGIGEQQIRALADRCARTRTQFAGSWAIQRAQHGEMPYWAITAFAAMTGQIGLPGGGVGFSWHWGQGGALFAQARAPGGLPQGRNRVVGICPASRLNEMLLNPGKEFTRNGGTFKFPDVHMIYNAGNNFGSHQQDTNELLRAMQKVKTVVCQDPWWTASARFSDIVLPATSTVERDEISSGGTYSKDKVYAMRQIIKPVGESLDDFEIFRRLAEMFDIEEQFTGGLERSEIIEASYEKSTASEHMDFEEFWETGVARVPQPQEEFEWVRHGAFREDPEANPLATPSGKVEIYSKTIAEMNLSDCPPMPTWIEPDEYLGTAEPDDVHVVSPHPYNRIHSQFAQSDLREELNVQDREFLLINEDDAFERDIQDGDLVELYNDRGAVIVGARVSDKIMPGVVSLYEGAWISFDSKGRCNSGAINVLTSSRRSSGLSQATTANTCLAKMRIATEVDGPNMAYDPPVILAEKVQMDIGSFGLERAGSLQETFTAEMDPGEKIFYEKCTLCHVPQDPAAHTKKQWRGITESMFVNAGATPDEQELILEFLDKYAKPG, from the coding sequence ATGCAGATGTCTCGTAGAAATTTTCTTATGTCTTCTTCGGCATTGGCTGTATCTAGTTTACTTCCCACCCAGATCTTGGCGCAAACCGGTCGAAACGTCTCATTCGTTCCGCATGCCGGGCAAGCCGGTGCGTTCTGGGGAATGGTTGAAAATGGTGAGCTCACCAAGGCGATCCCGCGTACTGAATTCGATCCGAGGCCCACGAAGATGATCTCGGAGGGTATCGTGAGCCGAACGTATCACAAGACCCGTGTGATGTACCCGCATGTGCGTAGATCCTATCTGGAAGCCATGCAAAGCGGTTCAAGCGACGTTAAACCAGAGCTGCGTGCCAGGGACGAATTCGTCAGGGTGGATTGGGACACTGCACTGGGGCTGGTCGGCAAAGCGATTCTCGATACGATTGACGAGCATGGCAACGAAGGGATTTTCTCCACCTCTTATGGCGGCTGGGCACATGGCGGGGTGTTAACACCAAACGTTTTGCAGGGCCGGTTCTTCAACCTCATCGGCGGCGCATCTGTAACGGTTGGGGACTTCTCTGGCGGGGCAGGACAAGTGATTATGCCTTACGTCCTTGGCGACATGGAGGTCTACTCGCGACAAACCGCTTGGTGGCAGGTCCTCAAACATACAGAGACGTTCGTACTGATCGGAACTGATCCCCACAAGAACGGGCGTGCCGAAGGCGGGACGACTGACCACTCAATGTTCCCGCGTTGGGAGATCATAAAAGAAGCGGGCGTCAAATTCATCTCGATCAACCCACAGCGCACAACGACAGACGAATGGCTCCGTGCGCAATGGCTCAAGATCATTCCGAATACGGACACTGCGCTGTTTCTTTCGATGTGTAATCATGTGTACCGAAAAGGAACCTATGACGAAGAGTTCCTCAAGAATTACACAGTAGGCTACGAGAAATTCATCGACTACCTCGAAGGCAAAACCGACGGGCAACCAAAAACGCCCAGATGGGCCTCGAAGATCACAGGGATTGGAGAGCAACAAATCCGAGCGCTCGCTGACCGTTGCGCTCGCACGCGCACTCAGTTCGCTGGCTCATGGGCAATCCAGCGCGCTCAACATGGTGAGATGCCTTACTGGGCGATCACTGCCTTTGCCGCGATGACCGGTCAAATAGGTCTGCCCGGGGGCGGTGTGGGGTTCTCCTGGCACTGGGGCCAAGGCGGCGCGCTATTCGCACAAGCGCGCGCACCTGGTGGATTACCACAAGGTCGAAACCGCGTCGTCGGAATTTGCCCAGCGTCACGCCTCAACGAGATGCTTTTGAACCCCGGCAAGGAATTTACCCGGAATGGCGGCACGTTCAAATTTCCAGATGTCCATATGATTTACAATGCGGGCAACAACTTTGGATCGCATCAGCAAGACACGAACGAGCTGCTTCGCGCCATGCAAAAGGTGAAAACGGTGGTGTGCCAAGATCCTTGGTGGACAGCATCCGCGCGGTTTTCTGACATTGTTCTTCCCGCCACGTCGACTGTGGAACGTGACGAAATCAGCTCGGGCGGGACATATTCGAAAGATAAAGTGTACGCGATGCGCCAGATCATCAAACCGGTCGGTGAAAGTCTGGATGACTTCGAGATTTTCCGCCGACTGGCCGAGATGTTCGATATCGAGGAACAGTTTACTGGCGGCTTAGAGCGCAGTGAAATCATTGAAGCCTCCTATGAGAAATCCACCGCCTCCGAGCACATGGATTTTGAAGAGTTTTGGGAAACCGGCGTCGCTCGTGTTCCACAGCCCCAAGAAGAGTTTGAGTGGGTTCGGCATGGTGCCTTCCGCGAAGACCCTGAAGCCAATCCGCTCGCGACACCTTCAGGCAAAGTAGAGATATACAGCAAAACCATCGCTGAGATGAACCTGTCTGACTGCCCGCCAATGCCCACTTGGATTGAACCGGACGAATATCTCGGCACGGCGGAACCTGACGATGTGCATGTGGTGAGCCCGCATCCCTACAACCGTATCCACTCCCAATTTGCACAGTCTGATCTTCGTGAAGAACTTAACGTACAGGATCGCGAATTCCTGCTGATCAACGAAGACGATGCATTTGAACGCGACATCCAGGATGGGGATCTGGTCGAGTTGTACAATGATCGTGGTGCGGTCATTGTCGGCGCTCGTGTTTCAGACAAAATCATGCCTGGGGTCGTATCACTTTACGAGGGAGCTTGGATATCGTTCGACAGCAAAGGTCGCTGCAATTCTGGCGCGATCAATGTTTTGACCTCTAGCAGACGGTCCAGCGGCTTGAGCCAAGCGACAACAGCCAATACCTGCCTCGCAAAGATGCGCATAGCGACCGAAGTAGACGGCCCCAACATGGCTTATGACCCTCCCGTCATTCTCGCAGAAAAAGTGCAGATGGATATCGGCTCGTTTGGTCTGGAACGGGCAGGTAGCCTACAAGAGACCTTTACCGCCGAAATGGATCCGGGCGAGAAGATCTTTTACGAAAAATGTACGTTGTGCCATGTCCCACAAGACCCTGCCGCTCATACCAAAAAGCAATGGCGCGGGATCACCGAGAGCATGTTCGTGAACGCCGGTGCGACACCCGATGAACAAGAGCTCATCCTAGAATTCTTAGACAAATATGCCAAGCCTGGCTAA
- a CDS encoding ion channel — translation MGLFEQLSYGTLLLGGCALVHVSVLAFGIPLLVNVGSRSKLRTSILFIPTLTLVGFGLIVFAHTLQIWLWAAWFLQSGALMDIETAVYFSLVTYTTLGYGDIVLDEGIRIFAAFSAVAGLLTFGLSTAFLVGLIGRILPSGTVGEN, via the coding sequence ATGGGTCTTTTTGAGCAACTTTCGTACGGAACGCTTCTTCTTGGCGGCTGTGCCCTCGTTCATGTGAGCGTATTGGCATTTGGTATCCCCTTGCTAGTAAACGTGGGCAGCCGTTCAAAGCTGCGTACATCCATTCTGTTTATTCCAACCCTAACACTTGTAGGATTTGGTCTGATCGTGTTCGCTCACACGCTTCAGATATGGCTTTGGGCGGCATGGTTTTTGCAAAGTGGGGCTCTGATGGATATCGAAACCGCCGTGTATTTTTCGCTCGTGACCTACACGACGCTTGGATATGGAGACATCGTGCTTGATGAAGGTATCCGTATATTCGCCGCATTTTCTGCTGTGGCCGGCCTGCTGACCTTTGGACTCAGTACGGCATTCCTTGTCGGACTGATTGGTCGCATTCTGCCGAGCGGAACAGTAGGCGAGAACTGA
- a CDS encoding efflux RND transporter periplasmic adaptor subunit, with product MKRFVFLLVAAIISLMPPATSFAQQEVTRPAKVAQVQSSETVFERRYPAIVRPSLEAVLSFRVSGRVIELPIRASEDVKDGDIIAKLDPRDFERQITQLETQKDQALAQLAALRSGARSEEVSALEAGIDAVEAQVDQAREQATRSRELFQKDLVASAKLEADETALRVAEAELRAKLEELTIARSGGRQEEIDAAEAALRGLETQIKVAQDNLEDATLRAPFDGIIARRDIENFTNIQAGQDVVLLQKLSTVDLVFDVPGPDVIRFARANPTTEVELAGLPGKVFDAQLVEFSTQADAATQTYRGRVRISVPEEAPILPGMVGHIIVSTSNGASASLSVPLSAVGASANGSSFVWIVDSSNVAKKSNVTLGDVIGDHVIVTDGVSDGDTVVSAGVTQIRDGMVIRPITKVGG from the coding sequence ATGAAACGATTCGTCTTTTTGTTAGTGGCAGCGATCATTTCACTCATGCCTCCGGCAACGTCATTCGCTCAGCAGGAGGTAACCCGCCCAGCCAAAGTCGCGCAGGTCCAATCTAGCGAAACGGTGTTCGAGCGACGCTACCCGGCAATTGTCCGTCCATCGCTGGAAGCAGTGTTGTCCTTTCGTGTCTCGGGCCGCGTCATCGAGTTGCCCATCCGAGCATCTGAGGATGTTAAAGATGGTGACATCATAGCAAAACTTGATCCACGAGACTTCGAACGACAGATCACACAATTGGAGACCCAAAAAGACCAGGCACTCGCTCAGCTGGCCGCTTTGCGTTCCGGGGCCCGATCTGAAGAAGTTTCAGCACTAGAAGCCGGGATCGACGCGGTTGAGGCACAGGTAGACCAGGCGCGGGAACAAGCGACCCGTAGCCGGGAGTTGTTTCAGAAAGACCTTGTTGCCTCTGCCAAGTTAGAAGCAGACGAAACTGCGCTGCGTGTCGCCGAAGCCGAGTTGCGCGCCAAACTTGAAGAGCTGACAATTGCCCGCTCAGGAGGCCGGCAGGAAGAGATTGATGCAGCCGAAGCTGCGCTGAGGGGCTTGGAGACACAAATTAAAGTTGCACAAGACAACCTTGAAGACGCGACGCTTCGCGCGCCATTCGATGGGATCATCGCGCGCCGTGACATTGAAAACTTCACCAATATCCAAGCGGGGCAAGATGTCGTGTTGTTGCAAAAGCTCTCGACCGTCGATTTGGTCTTCGACGTTCCCGGCCCCGACGTAATCCGATTTGCACGAGCCAATCCGACTACTGAAGTCGAACTTGCGGGTCTACCTGGAAAGGTATTCGACGCGCAGCTTGTCGAATTTTCCACCCAAGCAGACGCTGCAACCCAAACCTATCGGGGACGCGTAAGGATTTCTGTTCCGGAAGAGGCTCCGATTTTGCCCGGCATGGTTGGCCACATCATCGTTTCCACATCCAATGGTGCATCTGCCAGCCTCTCAGTTCCACTAAGCGCAGTTGGAGCGAGTGCCAATGGATCGTCCTTTGTCTGGATCGTGGATAGTTCAAATGTCGCCAAGAAAAGCAATGTCACCTTGGGGGATGTAATTGGCGATCACGTCATTGTCACGGATGGGGTAAGTGATGGGGATACGGTCGTATCAGCTGGTGTGACGCAAATCCGAGACGGGATGGTCATCCGACCAATCACAAAGGTCGGGGGATAA
- a CDS encoding efflux RND transporter permease subunit, with product MDLARFAIEKRLISALATILILAAGYFAYTSLPRFEDPEFIIRQAQIITPYPGASSEEVATEVTDVIENGLQQLQGIKEIRSLSSPGLSEVSVEFTIASAKDYPDLYQRFAQMRAKIGDVQSSLPPNALGSQVYDDFGDVYALYFGVTGDGYSISELYEYAKQVQRELVLVDGVSKVTLSGVQSEVIYVEYSSARLIELGLSPSQIGSVLEGQNLVTPGGSVLGGSTRIEVRPEGAFGSLEAIENLVISNPQTGVSFRLSDIATVARGLQEPARTLLRVDGNPAIGIGISNVLGGNVVNMGGAVHERLNELISERPIGINVETISDQSVSVKASVDDFVMNVLLALAIVVGTLLIFMGLRSGILMGGILMVTIAGTLFGMYLYGLDMQRISLGALIIALGMLVDNAIVVVEGTLVRVQKGENPAAASIAVVNQTKWPLLGGTIVGFLAFSPIGFSPDATGEYAGSLFFTITIALLFSWLVAIWLTPYFCTLLLKPGKVEDKQENIVLRGYRRLLGGAIRLKYLTVLLVLALFASAIVGFSMVPAGFFPSSTRDQFVVDYFLPAGTDITKTEQDLMEIAEHVRGLEGVIGTNTVVGGGHTRFMLIYEAESGNPSYGQILVDVEDYTQIAALQGPILSHIEESYPSSRSKVWKFVLGPGGGSKIEARFFGNNPQVLRQLSEQAEEIMANAGAIAIKNDWREQKKVIRPIINTENARRLGLTQGEISNAFYSHLNGTNIGIFREGNELRDIIMRPLAGERGDVSSLQQIQVFSQAAGRYIPIAQVVDDFALVFESGNLRRIDRALAITAQADNAPDVLSGDLFEAVRAPIEAIELPPGYSFEWKGEYGNSAEANAGLAATMPLGFGAMIIVVILLFNAVRQPLIIWLTVPLALIGVVWGLVISQTALEFMAILGILSLTGMLIKNAIVLIDETDTQITDGKARMQAVVDAAVSRVRPVSLGVLTTVLGVIPLLWDPFFKSLAVVIICGLSFATILTLIIVPTLYVLFFKVKASET from the coding sequence ATGGACCTCGCACGATTTGCGATCGAAAAGCGCCTAATATCGGCGCTTGCAACGATCCTCATTCTGGCTGCGGGCTATTTCGCCTATACGAGTTTACCACGTTTTGAAGACCCAGAATTCATCATCCGGCAGGCGCAGATCATCACGCCCTATCCCGGCGCTAGCTCAGAGGAAGTTGCCACTGAGGTGACGGATGTCATCGAGAATGGCTTGCAGCAATTGCAGGGCATCAAGGAGATCCGGTCGTTGTCCTCGCCGGGGCTCAGCGAAGTGTCGGTCGAGTTCACAATAGCCTCGGCCAAGGACTATCCCGACCTCTACCAACGCTTTGCCCAGATGCGCGCCAAGATCGGCGATGTCCAGTCCAGCCTGCCGCCCAACGCGCTGGGAAGCCAAGTCTACGATGATTTCGGCGATGTCTATGCGCTCTATTTTGGCGTCACAGGAGATGGCTATTCGATCTCTGAGCTCTACGAATATGCGAAGCAGGTCCAGCGTGAACTGGTGCTGGTGGATGGTGTCTCGAAAGTCACCCTGAGCGGTGTCCAAAGCGAGGTTATCTACGTTGAATATTCTTCTGCGCGGCTGATCGAGCTTGGGTTGTCTCCTTCACAAATCGGCAGCGTTCTGGAAGGTCAAAACCTCGTCACTCCCGGCGGCTCCGTGCTGGGTGGATCCACGCGGATCGAGGTACGTCCAGAGGGGGCATTCGGTTCTCTTGAGGCGATCGAGAACCTTGTGATTTCAAACCCGCAGACCGGCGTGTCCTTCCGCCTCTCCGACATCGCAACCGTCGCGCGCGGCTTGCAGGAACCAGCGCGCACGCTTCTTCGCGTGGATGGTAATCCCGCCATCGGTATTGGGATTTCCAACGTGCTGGGCGGCAATGTCGTCAACATGGGCGGTGCGGTGCACGAGCGGTTGAACGAGTTGATATCGGAGCGCCCAATCGGCATCAACGTGGAAACGATTTCAGATCAGTCGGTAAGCGTCAAAGCTTCCGTCGATGACTTCGTGATGAACGTATTGCTGGCTTTGGCGATCGTTGTGGGCACCTTGCTAATCTTCATGGGGCTCAGGTCCGGCATCCTAATGGGCGGCATTCTGATGGTCACCATCGCTGGCACCCTGTTCGGCATGTATCTCTACGGGTTAGATATGCAGCGGATTTCGCTCGGTGCGTTGATCATCGCCTTGGGAATGCTGGTCGACAACGCCATCGTGGTGGTCGAAGGCACTTTGGTGCGCGTTCAGAAAGGTGAAAACCCCGCTGCGGCTTCAATTGCTGTCGTGAACCAAACCAAATGGCCGCTGCTTGGCGGTACGATTGTGGGCTTCCTTGCGTTCTCCCCCATCGGGTTTTCGCCCGATGCCACGGGCGAGTACGCGGGTAGCCTGTTCTTCACGATCACCATCGCCTTGTTGTTCTCATGGCTGGTCGCGATCTGGCTGACGCCGTATTTCTGTACGCTGCTGCTCAAGCCCGGCAAGGTAGAGGACAAGCAAGAAAATATCGTCCTGCGTGGCTATCGCCGCCTTCTTGGCGGGGCCATCCGCCTGAAATATCTGACCGTCCTGTTGGTGTTGGCGTTGTTCGCCTCTGCGATTGTCGGCTTCTCGATGGTGCCTGCGGGCTTCTTCCCATCCTCCACCCGTGATCAGTTTGTGGTCGACTACTTCCTTCCGGCCGGGACCGACATCACGAAGACCGAGCAAGACTTGATGGAGATCGCCGAGCATGTGCGCGGTCTTGAAGGCGTGATAGGGACCAACACGGTGGTCGGCGGTGGTCATACCCGCTTCATGCTAATTTACGAGGCCGAAAGCGGTAATCCAAGCTACGGTCAAATTCTGGTCGATGTTGAAGACTACACCCAGATCGCGGCTCTTCAGGGACCGATCCTGAGCCATATCGAGGAAAGCTACCCATCCTCCCGATCCAAAGTCTGGAAGTTCGTTCTAGGACCAGGTGGCGGCTCAAAGATCGAGGCGCGCTTCTTTGGCAACAACCCGCAAGTGTTGCGGCAATTGTCAGAGCAAGCTGAAGAAATTATGGCCAACGCTGGTGCGATTGCGATCAAGAATGACTGGCGCGAACAGAAGAAGGTTATCCGCCCTATCATCAACACCGAGAATGCGCGCAGGCTTGGTTTGACCCAAGGCGAGATTTCGAACGCATTCTACTCGCACCTAAATGGCACCAATATAGGCATTTTTCGCGAAGGCAACGAGCTGCGCGACATCATCATGCGACCACTTGCTGGCGAGCGTGGCGACGTGTCCTCCTTGCAGCAAATCCAAGTCTTCAGTCAGGCCGCTGGCCGCTATATACCAATCGCACAGGTCGTTGACGACTTCGCCTTGGTGTTCGAGTCCGGCAATCTGCGCCGCATCGACCGCGCCCTTGCGATCACGGCTCAGGCGGACAATGCGCCGGACGTGCTGTCGGGTGATCTGTTCGAGGCAGTGCGTGCGCCCATCGAGGCGATTGAGCTGCCACCGGGCTACAGCTTCGAGTGGAAAGGTGAGTATGGCAATTCTGCCGAGGCCAATGCCGGTCTCGCCGCCACCATGCCGCTTGGTTTCGGTGCGATGATCATCGTGGTGATCCTGCTCTTCAACGCTGTGCGCCAGCCGCTGATCATCTGGCTCACCGTGCCGCTTGCCCTGATCGGCGTCGTCTGGGGGCTTGTCATCTCGCAAACCGCACTGGAGTTCATGGCGATCCTCGGCATCCTCTCGCTGACCGGCATGCTGATCAAAAACGCCATCGTTCTGATCGATGAGACAGACACGCAGATCACGGATGGCAAGGCGCGGATGCAAGCCGTCGTAGATGCAGCCGTGAGCCGCGTCAGGCCCGTTTCCTTGGGCGTTCTGACGACGGTGCTAGGGGTGATTCCGCTGCTTTGGGATCCGTTCTTTAAATCCCTTGCCGTGGTGATCATCTGCGGCCTCAGCTTTGCGACCATCCTGACGCTCATTATCGTGCCGACGCTTTACGTCCTGTTCTTCAAAGTCAAAGCGTCAGAGACTTAG
- the gltS gene encoding sodium/glutamate symporter, whose protein sequence is METIEVPAFIAVTLGFIVFFLGSLLTHKVTFLGDYNIPEPVSGGLAVAILVWVISSTAGLQIEFDLAVRDYLLVVFFATIGLNARLSDLFRGGKLLLILLGLTLTFMGAQNLVGLVGALFFDLPAPVSVLMGSASLIGGHGTAIAWGPQIEQATGFEAAAELGIASATLGLILAALIGGPIAKRLITRHDLKSVPGDDPIVGLEFVDAAGADGGIDHISLMRGMLAAHVAILLGYIAHLAVSETGLKLPLFVPCLLVGIVMSNTVPYVLPNMVWPARTKSLAVISDYCLSVFLAMSLMSMQLASMADLGGPILVVLLLQVVMTVAFILIVVFRFIGSNYQAAVLSAGFAGFALGATPTAIANMSSVTKRYGAAPMAFIMLPLVSAFFVDLANAMVIQLFVRL, encoded by the coding sequence ATGGAAACCATCGAAGTCCCTGCCTTCATCGCAGTCACGCTTGGCTTCATTGTCTTCTTCCTTGGGTCCCTCCTGACGCACAAAGTAACCTTTCTGGGCGACTACAACATCCCGGAGCCAGTCTCCGGCGGGCTGGCCGTTGCCATTCTTGTCTGGGTTATCTCTTCGACCGCCGGCCTCCAGATCGAGTTCGATCTTGCGGTCAGAGACTATCTTCTGGTGGTCTTTTTCGCGACCATCGGTCTGAATGCACGCCTGTCAGATCTGTTTCGAGGTGGCAAACTGCTGCTGATATTGCTGGGACTGACGCTGACCTTCATGGGCGCGCAAAACCTTGTCGGGTTGGTTGGCGCATTGTTCTTCGATCTGCCCGCGCCCGTGTCAGTCCTAATGGGCTCCGCCTCGCTGATCGGAGGGCATGGCACGGCAATTGCGTGGGGTCCTCAGATCGAGCAGGCAACCGGGTTTGAGGCCGCAGCAGAGCTTGGGATTGCCTCTGCCACGCTTGGCTTGATCCTAGCCGCCCTGATTGGCGGGCCCATCGCGAAGCGCCTGATCACTCGCCATGATCTGAAAAGCGTGCCGGGCGATGATCCAATTGTCGGCCTGGAATTCGTGGACGCTGCCGGTGCGGATGGCGGCATCGATCATATCAGCCTGATGCGCGGTATGTTGGCGGCCCATGTGGCGATCCTGCTGGGCTACATCGCCCATCTCGCGGTCTCGGAGACCGGGCTGAAGCTGCCGCTTTTTGTCCCGTGCCTTTTAGTCGGGATCGTGATGTCCAACACTGTTCCTTATGTGCTTCCGAACATGGTTTGGCCCGCGCGAACCAAGAGCCTTGCGGTGATCTCAGACTACTGCCTGTCGGTCTTTCTTGCCATGTCGCTGATGAGCATGCAGCTTGCCTCGATGGCCGATCTTGGTGGTCCCATTCTCGTGGTGCTGTTACTTCAGGTGGTCATGACCGTGGCATTCATCCTGATTGTGGTCTTCCGTTTCATCGGAAGCAACTATCAGGCAGCAGTCCTGAGCGCGGGCTTCGCAGGCTTTGCTTTGGGAGCAACTCCGACAGCCATCGCCAACATGTCGTCCGTCACCAAACGTTATGGCGCTGCACCCATGGCTTTCATCATGTTACCGCTTGTTTCTGCTTTCTTTGTCGACCTAGCGAATGCGATGGTCATCCAGCTCTTCGTGAGGCTGTAG